The following coding sequences lie in one Anomaloglossus baeobatrachus isolate aAnoBae1 chromosome 7, aAnoBae1.hap1, whole genome shotgun sequence genomic window:
- the LOC142246536 gene encoding bolA-like protein 2: protein MAGDGEISAETLKEKLRRELQAEHVEVEDTSPDHCSTSFRAIVVSPQFEGKALLQRHRLVNSCLAEELKIIHAFEQKTLTPAQWEKEKEK, encoded by the exons ATGGCTGGAGACGGCGAGATCAGCGCGGAGACCCTGAAGGAGAAGCTGAGGCGCGAGCTGCAGGCGGAACATGTG GAAGTAGAAGACACGTCCCCCGATCACTGCTCCACCAGCTTCAGGGCCATAGTGGTGTCTCCGCAGTTCGAAGGCAAAGCGCTGCTCCAGAGGCACAG GCTCGTTAACAGCTGCCTGGCAGAAGAGCTGAAGATCATCCACGCCTTTGAACAGAAAACTCTGACTCCAGCGCAGtgggaaaaagagaaggaaaagtgA
- the LOC142246535 gene encoding structure-specific endonuclease subunit slx1-like, translated as MVVEVEGFFGVYLLYCTNPKYKGRIYIGFTVNPERRIQQHNGGKQKGGAWKTSGRGPWDMVLIVHGFPNDIAALRFEWAWQHPHVSRRLTHVPRKTKKQSSFDFHLMVLYHMLRVAPWKRLPLTLRWIRQEYHRALLPLLQPPLHMPLAYGQVRAKPIAKTQGEKGQEEEGSGQLQSVCQRCRVCYSKLQGPDDALRCVHPGCSMAAHIFCLAKLFLQSEPEHLIPLEGVCPSCGNSVLWGDLIRHKKGCYGDLEEISPTQGHWVDELHG; from the exons ATGGTGGTGGAGGTGGAGGGGTTCTTCGGGGTTTATCTCCTTTATTGCACGAACCCGAAGTATAAAGGACGAATCTACATCGGCTTCACCGTGAACCCGGAGCGGCGCATCCAGCAGCACAATGGCGGCAAACAAAAGGGCGGAGCCTGGAAGACGAGTGGGCGGGGCCCCTG GGACATGGTGCTGATCGTCCACGGATTCCCGAATGACATCGCAGCCTTACGG TTTGAGTGGGCCTGGCAGCACCCGCACGTCTCCCGCCGGCTCACCCACGTGCCACGCAAGACAAAGAAGCAATCCAGCTTTGACTTCCACCTGATGGTCCTCTACCACATGCTGCGCGTGGCCCCCTGGAAGCGCCTGCCCCTCACCCTGCGCTGGATCAGGCAGGAATACCACAGAGCGCTGCTGCCCCTGCTCCAGCCCCCGCTGCACATGCCGCTGGCGTACGGGCAAGTGAGGGCCAAGCCCATCGCTAAGACACAAGGGGAAAAAGGCCAAGAAGAGGAGGGGAGCGGCCAACTGCAGAGCGTCTGCCAGCGCTGCCGGGTCTGCTACAGCAAACTGCAG GGTCCGGATGACGCCCTGCGCTGCGTCCACCCCGGCTGCTCTATGGCCGCCCACATCTTCTGCTTGGCCAAACTCTTCCTGCAAAGTGAGCCTGAGCACCTGATCCCCTTGGAGGGCGTCTGCCCCAG CTGCGGGAATTCTGTTCTGTGGGGAGACCTGATCCGACATAAGAAGGGTTGCTATGGCGATCTGGAGGAGATCTCACCAACGCAG GGTCACTGGGTGGACGAGCTGCACGGCTGA